The proteins below are encoded in one region of Methanofollis aquaemaris:
- a CDS encoding ABC transporter ATP-binding protein: MLHVQDIHFKYGDFPVLSGISFSVGEGELCGLFGPNGSGKTTLFKCCLRFLHAEQGAVQMCGEDISQRSIEQLARVVAYVPQEHKPPFPYLVREVVLMGRTPHLGGFFGVKRRDKEIAMDAIAALGITDLADRPYNQLSGGQRQMVLMARAMAQDTPILFLDEPTSALDFQNQMRIWEIMRDVAEDGKTILACSHDPNHVAWFCDRVVVVGEGRVVAEGEPADVISEGVLGRIYQDACTVRTLDGVQMVMPSCVTDRHGAGGHEARMSANVDV; the protein is encoded by the coding sequence ATGCTGCATGTCCAGGATATCCATTTCAAATACGGGGATTTCCCCGTTCTCTCCGGGATCTCATTCTCGGTGGGAGAAGGCGAACTCTGCGGACTCTTCGGCCCCAACGGGTCGGGAAAGACCACGCTGTTCAAGTGCTGTCTCCGCTTTTTGCACGCCGAACAGGGCGCGGTGCAGATGTGCGGCGAGGATATCTCGCAGCGTTCGATCGAACAACTCGCACGGGTCGTGGCCTACGTGCCGCAGGAGCACAAACCCCCCTTCCCCTACCTGGTGCGGGAGGTCGTTCTCATGGGACGGACACCGCACCTCGGCGGGTTCTTCGGCGTGAAGAGGCGCGACAAGGAGATCGCGATGGACGCCATCGCCGCACTCGGCATCACCGATCTTGCCGATCGCCCCTACAACCAGCTCTCCGGCGGTCAGCGTCAGATGGTCCTGATGGCCCGCGCCATGGCGCAGGACACCCCGATACTTTTCCTTGACGAACCGACGAGCGCTCTGGACTTCCAGAACCAGATGCGGATCTGGGAGATCATGCGCGATGTCGCCGAAGACGGCAAGACCATCCTCGCCTGCAGCCACGACCCGAACCATGTCGCCTGGTTCTGCGACCGGGTGGTGGTGGTGGGAGAGGGCCGCGTCGTGGCCGAGGGCGAACCGGCGGACGTCATCTCGGAGGGGGTGCTCGGCAGGATATACCAGGACGCGTGCACCGTCCGAACGCTTGACGGCGTGCAGATGGTGATGCCCAGTTGTGTGACCGATCGTCACGGTGCCGGGGGCCATGAAGCAAGAATGAGCGCGAATGTGGACGTATAA
- the mutS gene encoding DNA mismatch repair protein MutS, with the protein MKAEKMTPAMRQFYAMKEEHPDCVIFFRMGDFYETFGHDAEVVARELDIVLTSRGKDKDGEKMPLAGVPYHAAETYVSRLVAKGYRVAICEQLEDPKKAKGIVKRGVVRVVTPGTVIDASMIASPGARYLMALSPDGKSGRWGLAFLEVSTGEFFIEEVGGDGDVAPVLSEVERYHPHECIVGTPLPDALSTRLSQAGVLLTPYRPEVFAPARARSLLLEHFKIQSLEGFGCGGDEMKAAVGAAGAALSYATETQYKPLTHITGLSVRAPADRMALDAITLRNLEITETMQGEGKEGTLLHLLDRTATSMGSRTMRKFLVNPLISPAAIDARLDAVAFFHRDAALRSDLRDALRGCADIERIAGRIAYGNATPRDLVTLRASVETLPTVRALLGGDLPVRIADALAGVSDFSAVSALIGRAVVDDPPANLKNGGFIRDGYAKELDDLREVSGSGKNWIAAFQQQERERTGIKSLKVKYNRVFGYSIEVTKPNLHLVPPEYERRQTTANGERFITPELKEKEAMITHADERLLGLEAELFADLLTTLAADVPAFQETARAVGLLDVYAALAEVAVRNTYTRPTLDDSVRTEIRDGRHPVVEEMVPGTFVPNDTRLDGAGDQILILTGANMAGKSTYMRAVALITVMAQVGSFVPAAAASVGIVDRVFTRVGASDDLASGRSTFMVEMQELANILNNTTTRSLVVLDEIGRGTSTVDGYSIAKAVLEYLHGTGVKGPRTLFATHFHRLIEVEGELERVKNYHFAVKETGSEVVFLRKIVPGATDRSYGIHVARLAGVPRAVTERAGKVLEETEREARGEGKTGRKHSAQMFLFSNPPQDDPAPPAPAPREESPALRALRDLDPDAMTPRVALEKLYELRDMARKEGSA; encoded by the coding sequence ATGAAGGCGGAGAAGATGACCCCGGCCATGCGGCAGTTCTACGCGATGAAAGAGGAACATCCTGACTGTGTCATTTTTTTCCGCATGGGCGACTTTTACGAGACCTTCGGTCACGACGCCGAGGTGGTCGCCCGCGAGCTCGATATCGTGCTCACCTCGCGGGGCAAGGACAAAGACGGCGAGAAGATGCCTCTCGCCGGCGTCCCGTACCACGCGGCCGAGACCTATGTCTCCCGCCTTGTTGCAAAGGGCTACCGCGTCGCGATCTGCGAGCAACTCGAAGACCCGAAGAAGGCGAAGGGGATCGTCAAACGCGGCGTGGTGCGGGTGGTCACGCCGGGCACGGTCATCGACGCTTCGATGATCGCCTCGCCGGGCGCCCGATACCTGATGGCCCTCTCGCCGGACGGGAAGAGCGGTCGGTGGGGCCTCGCCTTCCTGGAAGTCTCGACCGGGGAGTTTTTTATCGAGGAGGTCGGGGGCGACGGTGATGTCGCTCCGGTCCTCTCCGAGGTGGAACGCTACCACCCACACGAGTGCATCGTCGGCACCCCCCTCCCCGACGCCCTCTCGACTCGCCTCTCCCAGGCCGGGGTGCTCCTCACCCCGTACCGCCCCGAGGTCTTTGCACCGGCGCGGGCCCGTTCGCTCCTGCTGGAACACTTCAAAATCCAATCGCTCGAAGGCTTCGGGTGCGGCGGCGATGAGATGAAGGCGGCCGTCGGGGCGGCGGGGGCGGCGCTCAGTTACGCCACCGAGACCCAGTACAAACCCCTCACCCACATCACCGGCCTCTCGGTCAGGGCCCCGGCCGATCGGATGGCCCTGGACGCGATCACGCTGAGGAACCTGGAGATCACCGAGACGATGCAGGGCGAGGGGAAGGAGGGGACGCTCCTCCACCTCCTCGACCGGACGGCGACCTCGATGGGGAGCAGGACGATGCGCAAGTTCCTGGTCAACCCGCTGATATCGCCGGCGGCGATCGACGCACGCCTCGACGCCGTGGCGTTCTTCCACCGCGACGCCGCGCTCAGGAGCGATCTCCGCGACGCCCTCCGGGGATGCGCCGACATCGAGCGGATCGCCGGCCGGATCGCCTACGGCAACGCCACGCCCCGCGACCTCGTCACCCTCAGGGCCTCGGTCGAGACCCTCCCGACGGTCCGCGCCCTCCTCGGCGGCGACCTGCCCGTCCGGATCGCCGACGCCCTCGCCGGGGTCTCCGACTTCTCGGCGGTGAGCGCCCTCATCGGCCGGGCCGTCGTCGACGACCCCCCGGCCAACCTCAAGAACGGCGGGTTCATCAGGGACGGCTATGCGAAGGAACTCGACGACCTCAGGGAGGTTTCTGGATCGGGCAAGAATTGGATCGCCGCGTTCCAGCAGCAGGAGCGGGAGCGGACCGGGATCAAGTCGCTGAAGGTGAAGTACAACCGGGTCTTTGGCTACTCCATCGAGGTGACCAAACCCAACCTCCACCTCGTGCCGCCCGAATACGAGCGCCGGCAGACGACGGCGAACGGCGAGCGCTTCATCACCCCGGAACTCAAGGAGAAGGAGGCGATGATCACCCACGCCGACGAGCGCCTCCTCGGCCTGGAGGCCGAACTCTTCGCCGACCTCCTCACGACGCTCGCCGCCGACGTCCCGGCCTTCCAGGAGACGGCGCGGGCGGTCGGACTCCTCGACGTCTATGCGGCCCTCGCCGAGGTGGCGGTGAGGAACACCTACACTCGCCCGACGCTCGACGACTCGGTGCGCACCGAGATCAGGGACGGTCGCCACCCGGTGGTCGAGGAGATGGTGCCCGGCACCTTCGTGCCCAACGACACCCGCCTCGACGGCGCCGGCGACCAGATTCTCATCCTCACCGGGGCGAACATGGCCGGCAAGTCCACCTATATGCGGGCGGTCGCCCTCATCACCGTGATGGCCCAGGTCGGGAGTTTTGTCCCGGCGGCCGCCGCCTCGGTCGGGATCGTCGACCGGGTCTTCACCAGGGTGGGGGCCTCCGACGACCTGGCGAGCGGACGGAGTACCTTCATGGTGGAGATGCAGGAACTCGCCAACATCCTCAACAACACCACGACCCGCAGCCTCGTCGTCCTCGACGAGATCGGCCGGGGCACGAGCACGGTCGACGGCTACTCCATCGCGAAGGCGGTGCTCGAATATCTCCACGGCACCGGGGTGAAGGGGCCGCGGACCCTCTTCGCCACCCACTTCCACCGCCTCATCGAGGTGGAGGGCGAACTGGAGCGGGTGAAGAACTACCACTTCGCGGTGAAGGAGACCGGGTCTGAGGTGGTCTTCCTCAGGAAGATCGTGCCGGGCGCGACCGACCGGAGCTACGGGATCCATGTCGCCCGCCTGGCCGGGGTGCCGCGGGCCGTCACCGAGCGGGCCGGGAAGGTGCTCGAAGAGACTGAACGGGAGGCGAGAGGCGAGGGGAAGACGGGGCGGAAGCACTCGGCGCAGATGTTCCTCTTCTCGAACCCTCCGCAGGACGACCCGGCCCCGCCGGCACCGGCGCCGAGAGAGGAGAGCCCGGCCCTCAGGGCGCTCCGCGACCTGGACCCGGACGCGATGACGCCGCGGGTCGCCCTGGAAAAACTCTATGAACTGAGAGATATGGCCAGGAAGGAGGGATCGGCATGA
- a CDS encoding ABC transporter substrate-binding protein: MRPTHTLLLVFVALVLAAVCAGCTGGGTKQVDAVSDTPVQSESKIVTDMRGLDVSIPKDPQRVVVMADGMVESVMIIFGVEDRIVGLPRTPKNYVYNYTSVVANESYSYKNGEYVPVVLYPGLRDLTVVGREVPNYETIASLSPDLVLLRSGSCSFPDYQTDENSKKTVETIESLGIPVVLLSAPECSDRPDLENLYREIAILGEIFDREEEAGQIVDLLTEKVALIDERTRDVPDADRPSVLFFGLSSSDRKKGGVGNVRGIDTPDSYFLEEIVHAKNAFRDPGRHTLSVEQVLTLDPDVILLPTSSGYHPPRELYESEPFRCLQELKAVKNRQVYALPWTPSRCGTRLEFPIDLMIAAKGAYPELFSDIRICDWTLEYYSDLYGVDEETAKKIRSAQWLDWTVEENF, from the coding sequence GTGAGACCGACACACACGCTGCTGCTGGTTTTTGTTGCACTGGTGTTGGCGGCCGTATGTGCCGGGTGCACCGGCGGGGGAACGAAGCAGGTTGACGCGGTGTCCGACACACCCGTACAGAGCGAATCTAAAATTGTCACCGACATGCGGGGCCTCGACGTATCAATCCCCAAGGATCCGCAGAGGGTTGTGGTGATGGCCGACGGCATGGTCGAGAGCGTGATGATAATTTTCGGGGTTGAAGACCGGATCGTAGGTCTGCCGAGAACCCCTAAAAATTATGTCTACAACTACACCAGCGTCGTTGCAAATGAGAGTTATTCTTACAAAAACGGAGAATATGTCCCTGTTGTCTTATATCCCGGCTTGAGAGATCTTACGGTTGTCGGACGGGAGGTCCCGAACTATGAGACGATCGCGTCTCTCTCGCCCGATCTGGTTCTGTTACGATCAGGTTCCTGCAGTTTCCCGGACTATCAGACCGATGAAAATTCAAAGAAAACCGTCGAGACCATCGAATCCCTTGGCATCCCCGTAGTCCTCCTCAGCGCCCCTGAGTGCAGCGACCGGCCTGACCTTGAAAATCTCTACAGGGAGATAGCGATCCTCGGGGAAATCTTCGACCGCGAGGAGGAAGCAGGACAGATCGTCGACCTCCTTACGGAGAAGGTCGCTCTCATCGACGAGAGGACACGCGACGTTCCAGACGCCGACAGGCCTTCGGTACTCTTCTTCGGTCTCTCGTCATCTGATCGGAAGAAGGGGGGCGTCGGCAACGTGCGGGGAATCGACACGCCGGACTCCTATTTCCTTGAGGAGATCGTTCATGCGAAGAATGCTTTCCGCGATCCCGGTCGGCATACGCTCTCGGTCGAACAGGTGCTCACGCTCGATCCCGATGTAATCCTGCTTCCGACATCGAGCGGCTACCATCCGCCGCGTGAACTCTACGAGAGCGAACCGTTCCGGTGTCTCCAGGAACTGAAAGCGGTGAAGAACAGGCAGGTATATGCACTCCCCTGGACACCGAGCCGGTGCGGGACTCGCCTTGAGTTTCCCATCGACTTGATGATCGCAGCGAAGGGCGCCTATCCCGAGCTCTTTTCGGACATCAGGATCTGCGACTGGACGCTTGAGTACTACAGCGATCTCTACGGAGTCGATGAAGAAACAGCCAAAAAAATACGCTCGGCCCAGTGGCTGGATTGGACGGTGGAAGAGAATTTCTGA
- a CDS encoding TroA family protein, producing the protein MLFAALICGCIGGRHGINYESLASLDPDVVFLRKGASSFRGSDENLEKTIKTIESLGIPLVVLVGPPYQERPDVDRIGEWTLDFYQQVYEVDEVASKELRSVQWLDWTVEEGL; encoded by the coding sequence TTGCTCTTTGCAGCCCTTATCTGCGGATGCATCGGCGGAAGGCATGGGATCAACTACGAGTCACTCGCCTCCCTCGATCCCGACGTCGTCTTCCTCCGCAAGGGGGCGTCCTCGTTCAGGGGATCCGACGAGAACCTTGAGAAGACGATCAAGACAATCGAGTCGCTTGGCATTCCGCTCGTCGTTCTTGTCGGCCCGCCCTATCAGGAGCGCCCCGACGTGGACCGGATCGGCGAGTGGACGCTCGACTTTTATCAGCAGGTCTACGAGGTCGACGAAGTGGCGTCAAAAGAACTCAGGTCGGTCCAGTGGCTTGACTGGACGGTCGAGGAGGGGCTCTGA
- a CDS encoding class I SAM-dependent methyltransferase: MRSNAIDWNAIWKEQYDENLHCRDNGGCASIWESREKALDFLNQSREHPERILSIIDSLPVEAGSRVLDIGAGPGTLAVPLAGVAAHVTAVEPAAGMTEVMAEYAKEEGVSNLSVVRKRWEDLDPAVDLDGRFDVVVASYSLGMPEIRAAIEAMCEASSRWVYLFWFAGTTTWEQGLIDLWPALHGTEYHRGPKADVLFNVLYSMGICPNVETSQMEHTRRFPDLDAAVAEFREQYRVETPEQEKVLRNYLAGTLTENGGDLLLSGTTTRVKFWWEVNEWR; encoded by the coding sequence ATGAGATCGAATGCAATTGACTGGAATGCAATCTGGAAAGAACAGTACGATGAAAACCTGCACTGCCGCGACAACGGCGGATGTGCGTCGATCTGGGAGTCACGGGAGAAAGCGCTGGACTTTCTGAACCAGTCGCGGGAACATCCCGAAAGAATCCTCTCCATCATCGACAGCCTGCCGGTCGAGGCCGGGTCACGGGTGCTCGATATCGGGGCGGGGCCCGGAACCCTGGCGGTGCCGCTCGCAGGCGTCGCCGCCCACGTCACCGCCGTCGAACCGGCGGCAGGGATGACAGAGGTGATGGCCGAATATGCAAAAGAAGAAGGCGTGTCAAACCTCTCGGTCGTGCGGAAACGCTGGGAAGATCTCGACCCCGCCGTCGATCTCGACGGGCGGTTCGATGTCGTCGTCGCCTCGTATTCGCTCGGGATGCCGGAGATCAGGGCGGCGATCGAGGCAATGTGCGAGGCGTCCTCGCGGTGGGTGTATCTCTTCTGGTTTGCCGGCACGACGACCTGGGAGCAGGGGCTCATCGACCTCTGGCCGGCGCTTCATGGGACGGAATATCACCGGGGGCCGAAGGCGGACGTCCTCTTCAATGTCCTCTATTCGATGGGGATCTGCCCGAACGTCGAGACCTCACAGATGGAGCACACCCGCAGGTTCCCCGACCTCGATGCAGCGGTTGCCGAGTTCAGAGAGCAATACAGGGTCGAGACGCCCGAGCAGGAGAAAGTGCTCAGGAACTATCTCGCCGGGACGCTCACAGAGAACGGCGGCGATCTTTTGCTCTCCGGCACGACGACGCGGGTGAAGTTCTGGTGGGAGGTGAACGAATGGCGTTGA
- a CDS encoding ABC transporter substrate-binding protein, protein MALRGGMRGRVAVTLFLALLLVLSAGCTGVEHSGNASGSSTADTDYRTVVDSRGVEVQVPTDIERVVTVSDGMVEGTMAAFGVEDTLVGLGSSCIQKDWTYSYPLDDGGFVNGSGGCNVLQVLSPRVRELPLPMEFGAAMNYETLVSLDPDVFILRLGSCSLDSEDNEMTQKTIKTIESLGIPLIVLYSPNCYDDPSLKMISGEIAVLGEVFGKEAEAKHLSDYLESQVDLVEARTKDIPVSEAPEVLIFGLSPKHRGEGGAGTAHGLRTTESYMIEDVVHAKNAFRSDTGTFQILNTEKVLALDPDVIVLCTAWGYHPPGELYDATYYADLRELTAVKNHRVMSLPWTPCNCAKRLEYPIDVMVIAKAAYPDRFADIDLGEWLLDFYKNVYGVDDETAKALRSAQWMDWCVEGGA, encoded by the coding sequence ATGGCGTTGAGGGGCGGCATGCGCGGTCGGGTGGCCGTCACCCTCTTTCTGGCACTTCTGCTCGTCCTCTCTGCGGGATGTACAGGAGTGGAACATTCAGGAAATGCATCGGGTTCGAGCACTGCTGATACCGATTATCGGACGGTCGTCGACTCACGCGGCGTCGAGGTGCAGGTGCCGACGGATATCGAACGCGTCGTCACGGTCTCCGACGGCATGGTGGAGGGGACGATGGCGGCATTCGGCGTCGAGGACACCCTTGTCGGACTTGGATCCTCGTGTATCCAGAAAGACTGGACCTACTCCTATCCACTCGACGACGGCGGGTTCGTGAACGGGAGCGGGGGATGCAACGTCTTGCAGGTTCTCTCCCCGCGGGTCAGAGAACTGCCGCTGCCCATGGAGTTCGGGGCGGCGATGAACTACGAAACTCTTGTTTCCCTCGATCCCGACGTCTTCATTCTCAGGCTCGGGAGTTGCAGCCTTGATAGCGAAGATAACGAGATGACGCAGAAGACGATCAAGACCATCGAATCTCTTGGCATTCCCCTCATCGTGCTCTATAGCCCGAACTGCTACGACGATCCGAGCCTGAAGATGATCTCGGGCGAGATTGCCGTTCTTGGCGAGGTGTTCGGGAAAGAAGCCGAGGCGAAGCACCTCTCCGACTACCTTGAGTCCCAGGTCGACCTGGTCGAGGCGCGGACAAAGGACATTCCTGTGTCCGAAGCGCCCGAGGTGCTCATCTTCGGCCTCTCGCCCAAGCACCGGGGAGAAGGAGGGGCAGGCACCGCTCATGGTCTGAGGACGACCGAGTCATACATGATCGAGGATGTCGTGCATGCGAAGAACGCCTTCAGGTCTGACACCGGCACCTTCCAGATCCTCAACACCGAAAAGGTGCTCGCGCTCGACCCTGACGTCATCGTGCTCTGCACGGCATGGGGTTACCATCCGCCCGGCGAACTCTATGACGCCACCTACTATGCAGACCTCAGGGAACTCACGGCCGTCAAGAACCATCGGGTGATGTCGCTTCCCTGGACGCCGTGCAACTGCGCCAAGCGTCTTGAGTATCCCATCGACGTAATGGTGATCGCGAAGGCCGCGTACCCCGATCGTTTCGCCGACATCGACCTCGGCGAGTGGCTGCTGGACTTTTACAAGAATGTCTATGGCGTGGACGACGAGACAGCGAAGGCGTTGAGATCGGCGCAGTGGATGGACTGGTGCGTGGAGGGCGGAGCGTGA
- a CDS encoding FecCD family ABC transporter permease produces MTESTGFKQFVTNLGYDSVEGFDEGRKIAVLLGLAALLFITACTAVVMGSYDLTIFDVYRTILVHITLGDVTALPKLHNTIIWNIRVPRILLAISVGGALAIAGAVFQGVFRNPLVEPYILGVSSGAAFGAALAIVFPAIFFSIQLSAFAFGALAVTMAYLLARVRGETPVITLILAGVIIGSIFAALVSLLKYIADDTALREIVFWLMGGFYYATWNDVILLVPIVLLSFIVLWALGWKLNILSMGDEEARTLGVNPEKYKFVVVAFATAITAFAVSLVGIIAWVGLMMPHASRMILGPDNRFVIPASMMMGGCYLIVCDTLARTLTTAEIPVGILTSILGAPYLCYLIRQKGRVIFG; encoded by the coding sequence ATGACAGAATCAACAGGTTTCAAACAGTTCGTTACCAATCTTGGCTATGATTCCGTCGAAGGATTTGACGAAGGGAGAAAGATCGCTGTTCTTCTGGGTCTCGCCGCCCTCCTCTTTATAACGGCATGTACCGCCGTCGTCATGGGGTCGTACGACCTCACAATCTTCGATGTATACCGGACGATCCTCGTCCACATCACCCTCGGTGACGTGACTGCGCTGCCCAAACTGCACAACACCATCATCTGGAACATCCGCGTACCGAGGATCCTCCTCGCCATCTCCGTCGGCGGAGCGCTTGCCATTGCGGGCGCCGTCTTTCAGGGCGTCTTTCGAAACCCCCTCGTCGAACCCTACATCCTCGGCGTCTCGTCAGGAGCGGCCTTCGGGGCGGCGCTTGCGATCGTCTTTCCCGCGATCTTTTTCTCGATACAACTCTCCGCGTTCGCCTTCGGCGCCCTTGCGGTGACGATGGCCTACCTCCTCGCCCGCGTCCGCGGCGAGACTCCTGTCATCACGCTCATCCTCGCCGGCGTCATCATCGGATCGATCTTCGCCGCCCTCGTCTCGCTTCTCAAGTACATCGCCGACGACACTGCACTCAGGGAGATCGTCTTCTGGTTGATGGGCGGGTTCTACTACGCGACATGGAACGACGTGATCCTCCTCGTCCCCATTGTCCTCCTGAGTTTCATCGTCCTCTGGGCACTGGGGTGGAAACTGAACATCCTCTCGATGGGCGACGAAGAGGCGCGGACACTCGGGGTGAACCCTGAGAAGTATAAGTTCGTCGTCGTCGCGTTCGCTACCGCCATCACCGCCTTCGCCGTCTCGCTCGTCGGGATCATCGCATGGGTGGGACTCATGATGCCCCACGCGTCCAGGATGATCCTCGGGCCGGACAACCGGTTCGTGATCCCCGCGTCGATGATGATGGGCGGGTGCTACCTGATCGTCTGCGATACGCTTGCCCGGACGCTGACGACGGCCGAAATCCCGGTCGGCATCCTGACCTCCATCCTCGGCGCCCCCTATCTCTGCTATCTGATCCGCCAGAAGGGCAGGGTAATCTTCGGGTGA
- a CDS encoding WD40 repeat domain-containing protein: MIVHSSRISTLWLCLLLLSMPAGALAEDTLWDHSVSSEINGLTMTPDGSYILIGGERLRFLAGDGTLLWDESSAACADCSADGHTIARAKGYQIDLFSGEGTVLWQNSLQSECAALALSSDGKRLAVADGPVKVRFYDANGVLKATTDTAGDPDDEDYDPLAQIHEIAFSEKGTYAAVVSSRGLFYYTGAGRKLWAREEGGDGGTAVAVSGSGNEIAAASDAGVRLYNRTGDLLWEEKSRRPITALAISSNGSRVLAGSQDNIVACFDSKTGEALWKFTADGWIRDLAVSENGSRVLAGSMDRQAYLFDGEGNLLGTYTLDGWANHVAISADGTSGVAASPHQVVRLSLTGAATAVVPTTPASSTESHAPTTLSTPVSTTISPTLSTTPLPANMTTPTDADGGEGGGFPLLLLGLLTGAAVVGAGGFRLRGRKRLSVSETGVQNNLSEEMPADEGGQERSAPSDPWDLALDEGDLRETARILSREMTALIKKHSKIHICFTNDAVDACPAERDDLAAFFTMAGRLGYGPEVPEKNEVEALVEMYRSLAGRIESKK, from the coding sequence ATGATCGTGCATAGCAGTAGAATATCAACCCTCTGGCTCTGTCTCCTCCTCCTCAGCATGCCTGCCGGCGCTCTCGCAGAGGATACCCTCTGGGACCATTCGGTGTCGTCTGAGATCAATGGACTCACCATGACCCCGGACGGTTCATATATCCTGATTGGTGGGGAAAGGCTTCGTTTTCTTGCCGGTGACGGCACTCTGCTCTGGGACGAGAGTTCTGCAGCATGTGCCGACTGCTCCGCAGACGGCCATACCATTGCCAGGGCAAAAGGATATCAGATCGATCTCTTCTCCGGAGAAGGCACGGTCCTCTGGCAGAACTCCCTGCAATCAGAGTGTGCGGCCCTCGCCCTCTCCTCAGACGGGAAACGGCTTGCGGTCGCAGACGGTCCCGTGAAGGTGCGCTTCTACGATGCAAACGGCGTCCTCAAGGCCACCACCGATACTGCGGGCGATCCCGACGACGAGGACTACGATCCCCTCGCTCAGATCCACGAGATCGCCTTCTCAGAGAAGGGCACCTATGCCGCGGTTGTCTCCAGCCGGGGCCTCTTCTATTACACCGGGGCCGGACGCAAACTCTGGGCCCGCGAGGAAGGAGGGGACGGGGGTACCGCCGTCGCCGTCTCCGGGTCGGGCAACGAGATCGCCGCGGCCTCAGACGCGGGCGTCCGCCTCTACAACCGGACCGGCGACCTCCTCTGGGAAGAGAAATCTCGTCGCCCGATCACGGCACTGGCCATCTCCTCGAATGGTTCCCGCGTCCTCGCCGGTTCGCAGGACAACATCGTCGCCTGCTTTGACAGCAAAACCGGAGAGGCGCTCTGGAAGTTCACGGCCGACGGGTGGATCCGGGACCTCGCCGTCTCGGAGAACGGATCCCGTGTCCTCGCCGGTTCCATGGACCGCCAGGCCTATCTCTTCGACGGCGAAGGAAATCTGCTCGGGACATATACCCTTGACGGGTGGGCCAATCATGTTGCGATCTCCGCCGACGGCACCTCGGGTGTCGCCGCCTCGCCCCACCAGGTCGTCAGGCTATCGCTGACCGGCGCGGCAACGGCCGTCGTCCCCACCACGCCGGCCTCGTCTACGGAGAGTCATGCTCCGACGACACTCTCCACTCCCGTGTCCACGACAATATCCCCGACACTCTCCACCACGCCGCTCCCGGCGAACATGACGACGCCGACCGACGCCGACGGCGGGGAGGGTGGTGGGTTCCCCCTGTTGCTTCTCGGTCTGCTGACCGGCGCCGCCGTCGTCGGTGCCGGGGGTTTCCGCCTGAGGGGCAGGAAGAGGTTATCGGTCTCAGAGACAGGAGTGCAGAACAATCTGTCAGAGGAGATGCCGGCAGATGAAGGCGGGCAGGAGAGGTCCGCACCGTCTGATCCGTGGGATCTCGCCCTCGATGAAGGAGATCTCAGGGAGACGGCGCGGATCCTCTCACGAGAGATGACCGCCCTCATCAAGAAACACAGCAAGATCCACATCTGTTTCACCAACGATGCCGTCGACGCCTGCCCGGCAGAGCGTGACGACCTTGCCGCGTTCTTTACGATGGCCGGCCGCCTTGGTTATGGTCCGGAGGTGCCGGAAAAGAATGAGGTGGAGGCGCTTGTGGAGATGTATCGGTCTCTTGCCGGGCGGATCGAGAGCAAGAAGTAG